The Antennarius striatus isolate MH-2024 chromosome 8, ASM4005453v1, whole genome shotgun sequence nucleotide sequence CTGAAATGATCTGATATCTTGGTCTGGCTTCTGTTAGAACTTTGACTTTCATTGTCAGGCCATTAAGCCACAGAACATATACTCAACTATTTGATCATATAGTTATTACAAGGTTATGCATGTTTATTCTTAATGTTCATCTGTTTATGGAATtttaatgtaagaaaaaaaaatgctttcatctcTCTCACCACATAGCAATACAAACTGTAAATAATCTGCAACTTCTGTTAATTtctaaatatctaaaaataagcAACATATTTATTATAGTCTTTTATACCAACACAAGATGCtttgctattttattttgtttcattttcaagtgTGCTTTTACtgaaattaataatttcatggTGATTATCCTAATAAAGATCTATATTGGTATGAAACAGTGTGAGTAtgaaatttattcatttcacaaaCCTATTTCCACAGCAGTAACATTCAAAAGGCAAATTCAAGGTGTAGTGTCGTTCTTTGGCCTGTAGGTGGCGGCATTCTATCATTTGGAAGGCTGATGGTTTGTGTCTGAGCGTATCTACAGGGTATCTTTACCTCCATAACTTCTCTACTGACTGAAACTGACAGGGAAATGAAGGATGAGGATTAATCAGCAGTCACACTGCATGTAAGGAGATAGCAGCTGTTTATTCAAGGTTTATTATACATTACTAAAAACAGTCATCCAACACCAAAATCAACATAATCACTGCCTCAGACACACACGGTGTTTACAGGAGCTTTCAGCAGACACCCGTCCTTCATACCAACGATGTCAGACCtgcaaaaaatacatacatgtttATAAATATTAGAAATAACTAGTAAAATCATACTGCAAGCATGCTGTCTTAAAATCACGTCAATGCCATTACTGTAGCTTACAATAATGAAGTGCCAAATAAGTCACATAACTACAAAAATGCACAATGAAGTTAATCCAAGGCTGTTCAATCTGGGATGTTAATCAGATGTGTAAAGTGTGACACACAACACATTCAGCTCAGATATATTGCTCATTGACCTCAGATTTACCGTTAGAGAACTTGCACTGTTTGAGTGCCTCACTGAAGCCCTCACATAAACTCAGGTCAGTCTGGCTGGTGGCGCAGTCCAGGAACTGCCTGACCTCAAAGTGGCAGGGGCCTGGCTGGGCAGCGGCAGGACGGGAGGGCTCCTGGAATAAATAGAGGAAGAAAtgaaattagaaattaaaaaatggaGCCTATTCTATGTTCCTGCATAGGTTTATTTAACCTCAGTGTCATCACATGCCACCTCCTACCTGGGGTGTAGGCTTGGCTGGCTCTGAACTGCTGCTGCCTCCACTAAACGCTCCTGTGAGTGCGCCACCAACCACATGGCCTACAGCTGAGCCTACCGCCACCCCAGCAGCTGTGGTAGCCATCTGGGCCATGAGGCCCGGGCCCTGGGACGGAGCTGGGGCTGGTGCCAGAGCGGTAGGAGGCGGATGAGCAGGTGCGGGAGGGTGAGATGGAGCTGGGCTACAAATGGAGCAGAAACAGTCCATTCAAGCTGCACTAGAGAGGCTTAAAGGGCCATTACACAACGTCATGTAACATAGAAGGTACATGTCAAGAGCTTatgtcacatcatcatcatcagccctctgttttgtctgtttttttcaccacaaatacacataacttaaaatacacatatataaacacacacatatcgTCATGttcttattatttctgttaGGACTGTTTATAAGCGCACATAAgcaagtatttatttattaaccgACATGAGCAAAGTTAAGTGTCTGAAGGTCACAGTCTCCTCTCACTCTAAACGGATTGTTTCCGTTGTCCTCTCAATATAATAGGAGACACTTTTCAAGTTTCAACACCTAATATAAAAAATTTGTATCTGCGCTCCGTTTCAAGCGCGTCAAGCGTGACCGTCAGCAGCGTTTCCACGCCACAGATTAAGACAGGTGTCAGAATAGTTTACCTGGGTGCGGACGGACGGCTGCGGCTTCCTCTGGCCATCTTTAAAATGACGCGATCTGTCGGGATCAAGAAGGTTCTGCCGTCGCTTCTAGAAAGTTTGTTTTTGCTCACATGTCATTTCCACTGACCTTGCGCGGTTTGACAGACAGGCATCCAGATCTCGCGAGACTTCGCGCAATTCTTCCAAAAATTCttctttaaaatttttaaattctaaaacgtactttacaaacaaaataaatacaaacacgcCACTATCCATTACCGTATAAATCAAATCCACAAATAGTAACTGAATAATATAAACAtacaaatgataaaaataaatatttaaggcAGGACAACATGTCATGCGCAAGAAATGCTGTATTTCTACAGTTTAATTCACATCTTTCAAAGAATAACATGTTtatgtcactattaaaaaaTAACCTTTGAAAATTATTTGTTGTGTAAAGTCATAGAGttctgaaggttttttttctgcagatgtttctggaattaaatataattaattatttgatCATCTCAATGTCGCTTTATTTTAGGGTTAGCTCATTTAATAGCCGCGATATTACTAATGCTGTGACCTGCGCGCCCCCTGCATACCGGATGTTATCAGAGAGGCATTTCGCCGAAGAACTTCCGGCTTCAGGCTCTGCTTTGATTGGACTGTAAGATAATAGGAACGCCCACTGTGCGGATTGGCTGGTTACACACTAGAACGCCCACTCTGTCTTCTTCCTTTCCATGTATGAAACTTTGAACACGTTTTGGCACATCTCGCGGACCAAAAATGGtctcatataaaaataaatactaaacaataaatgattaatgttaataatataCCAAAAAAACCTTAAAGAGTCCAGATGAGTGGCGTTTAATTTGTGTTGATTTGAGTCAGATTGAGTGCGAGTTTATTCCATTTTAAGGCAGATGCGGGTTCGCCACCGTGACGCCactaatttctttaaaaatgaacaaagtaGGTCTTTCGTTCTCGAGATGACACGTAGAAGTCAAAGTTCACACTTTAATAAAGTCTGGTGTCTGTTTTGTTCCACAAAGAACAACAACCCAGTCCTGCTAGACTGTGTGGAGGATTCACTCCAGTCCACAGGAGGGCGCTGTTGTTCTTTATTTGTCGCCTCCTTTGGAGAAATAGCGATAACGCCGGATCCGTGTGGTCTATTTATCGTTTCACTAAAGACTCCACAACTCTGCGTATGTCGTTAGTTATGCAGGCAGTAAACGCTGCAGTGTTTTCATAGCTGTCAGTGTTGTTGCGTGGATAAAACCCGTCCCTTCCTCCGCGGAGCTGTGTGTCTGCGGTCACAATGTCGACCGCCGCGGACTTCCATTCTCAGATCGCCTCCATCATGGAGGTCCTGGCCAACGCGGCCGTGGCGGAGATCTGTAAAGTTGTAGACGACGGATACGCGGTGGTCCACCTGGAAATGTCGCGCAGCCAGAAGGAGAACGAGTTCCTGCGGAAGAAGATCAAACTCCTGGAGCTGCAAATCGCCCGGTACCGGCTGAAGGGAGCAGAGGGCTCCATCGGCAGCCGCTTCCCCGGGGTCCGCCTTCTCAACCGGCACAACCGGGACCCACCGGCCGGTAGGGAGCCACACACCCGGGACACACACTCCCGTTTCAAATCCGATCCAAGTGCATTTGTGGGTGGATTTAATCCGATTAACAACTTTATTACACTTTTTAGTACagatttcaataataataataataataataataataataataattgttatttgtatttatacatTTCCCCAATGGAACCACCTTAAGGGATAAATGAAattatactatattattattattactattattattattgacatttCAAATTCTATATGACAAATGCGGACTTCCGTGTGTGCTGGacgctgtgacatcacttcaTAGAAACCTGTCAATTTCTcctggaataaaataaattgatgtgCTCCACGATCCATTCTCGTTTCTTTAAGTTTAAAGTTTTAGTAAAGTGAGTTATTAAGATAAAAATTGTCATTCTGAAATGAATCTGCTTGACTTCGTTGGGAGTGcgcaattttgtttttgctcagtCCACGTTTTCTTCACATGATAGAGAGGAAGGATTGTTTAAACATGCGTGCATCTTATTTTCTGCATTTGTGATCTAATATTGCAAACAGATGTAGATAAATAGATGTAGGGTACGGCCCAAGAAGCAATCGTTTCATTCAGGTGGTGATCTGGTCATCATCACTAACcacatattttcttctttttttttttttaccgctgTGGAAGTTTTAGCTTTTTAATCTAATAATAACACCTATCCCTTGGCAAATTGATAAAGTGTACTTTAGAAGAAgaacacggccaacaaaaaaaaaaaactatacaaacaatgtgtaaaagtaatcaacaagaaaagcctgtgtgacagagcacccactacctgggccaacaggatgacgggaaatggacctgacccaaacctcccctcaagaaaaaaacagccgacctccagtggaggattttacatggtgccatcagttccaatgcttttatctctgtttttacccctgcggtgtccagccagtgtcccttctgtccccttcgtgaaactgtctttcatgcctttagtgagtgtgggagacttgcagtgctcttcactcttctaacaaatgtttttaatttgttcagtgaaaagtTTAgcatcaggaaattcatctacggtgctgggtgcAATAGATCGAATcgaagaaagtggcagcttttaaattttatctctggagaagaaaaacttatgtgaccaggaagtggaggattgaaaacaatactgttcatgaagcagctactgttttttgctgtaacatcagatgtcgcttaaaactagaatttggtttctataaaatgacaaaagacctgaataactttaggtgTAACATCTGGTgtaacaaaaatgtcctatgcactttaattgatgaccacctcacttttgcaaactccctgatataatgcacaaatttttaaattgtatttccttttatttattggtgttttcgtgtttttgaagtttcatctaatgaaaaattgtcaaatgttctgaatgtgattgaagtttttttgcacaaaatcttcttcttcttctgaagtactttagtgctttcatctaatgtaatattgtaaaatgtttgaatgtgattaaagtgtttttgcaaaaaccaaaaaatctTAACATGTAGCCTGTGTCAAAGTCTGATCAGAATCCAAGTCATATTATGAATCAGATGAAGCAAAATGTTTAGATTTTTACGATAATGGATAATAATGGTCCAGAGTGACCTGAGAGATCAGATTTATATTAAAACTGATTCCGTTAGAATGAAGCTCCTGAAaaattaacagatttttttttctagaataGCTACTAAACCATTAAAGAGACCAGTGTGATCCAGATtctaaagatagatagatagatagatagatactttaataatcccggaggaaattgcaggTTTTGATCCAGGAGTCACGTGAAGGCAGTCAGCATATCAGTCTAGTGacatacaatttcctccgggattaataaagtatctatctatctatctatctatctatctatctatctatctatctatctatctatctatctatctatctatctatctatctatctatctatctatctatctatctatctatctatctatctatctatctatctatctatctatctatctatctatctatctatctatctatctatctatcataatgaggagagtgtctgtgtgtacaaCTGGGCTCTCATTTGTCCTGGGGCAAAGTCTAAACAGATCATTTGGCTTGAAATGAAATTGGTTTCTAACTGTTGTTGTTTGAATGTTCCCACAAGGCCCGACTCTGCAGGGCAGAACCAGGTTTCTGAACCGGAGTTCAGGAGCGCAGCAGTCTTTGCAGAAGACCCAGCCTATCGTTCTGGACCAGGATCCTGATCAGGATGTCGTCACCACCACCAAAACGGAGGTAGCTGTCCTGCAGCACACTGGCGCACCTTCCATTTCACTCCTCTTTTTTAACCTCAGAGAGTATACTAACCCACCTTCTGTCAATTATCTTTTGATTGATGACGTCACACTGTGGGGAGAGGGAAAGGTTATTACATTATGCGATGAACAATTGGGGTAGttatgaaaaaaaccccaaaaccctaTAATGTTTCATTTGGGGTTTCCCTGCCGCTGTTCTCAGTGAAGTTCAATGAGAAACGCGTGGGGGTACATCCACCACCGCTTTGACCTGCGTATCACCTACAATGgacagaaataataatacattatatttattttaaagagaaatCAAATGTTAGggcttacacaaacacacaaagagagcaCTGTCTCAGAACCGTCAcatttgagtaaaaaaaaaaaaaggaaactaaaCATCAGTGTGATTTAATAAAGAGATGAAACAGAAGAATCTTGTGGAGTACACTCGCTCTTAGATTTCCTTAGTTTTTATTATCTGCTACATCAGTCACTCAAAgtggattacacacacacacacacacacacaaacacacacacacacacacgcacgcacacacaaaagggAGAAACTTACTGGCAGGGGGGAGACTGCTGCCAGGCTAGACCTGAGAGAATGTCTGTGGTGATGTAAGGTCTATTATATCATCTAAAATGGACagaaatagtaataatacattatatttatatcaaagagaaataaaatggtAACGCTTACACAAACACTGCCCTATACAGCCTCTGGCCTATACAGCTCcttatacacatacacagagagaGTCTCCTACTCATAAACAAATCATGATTCAATTCATGATTCAAATTCTAATATAGTATATCATGCTATTGCTGAACATCCCTGTCTTTCCCTCAAACACACGTATACATAAACATGCAATAAGAGAGGAAGCCAAAAAGAAAACTCcacatataacacacactatGATTTGATGTTATTCTAGGTTGTAGACAGATGTTTTCCCCTGCCACCCCTGTTCtatcatgcaaataaaaaaacaatcaatattACAACCAAATACATTATAAGATAAAAGATAAACTCACTCAGAGCTCCCCATATCACAGCAATCTTCCTCAGACATCAAATGGGTATGGAAAAAAGTCTCCGATGCACAGCTTCTTATCTTCTGCCAAAGGCTGTCTGACAAATTTATGCAACCTCTCCCACAAACCCcaaaaaatgaaacatcatagggtttttcttttcataacgGCCCCAATTGATCATTGCATAATGTATTAACCTTTCCCTCTCCCCACAGTGTGACAAAGCGCTGGTGGGAGTACCACTTGGGGAAACCCCAGGGAATGCCCTCGTTCACTGCCACGCATGGTGCTCCAGCTTGGCCGACACTGAATGAAGCACCGAATGAGCTCATAGGTCAAACATAGGTCAAACACTTGTCGCCAAAACCAACACAGCTTTATCATTGTACCTCAATAAGAACCACCGCCCCCACCGCCCGGGAAAAACCAGCACGTGATCGTCACATGATCATCACATGATCATCAC carries:
- the chchd10 gene encoding coiled-coil-helix-coiled-coil-helix domain-containing protein 10, mitochondrial, translating into MARGSRSRPSAPSPAPSHPPAPAHPPPTALAPAPAPSQGPGLMAQMATTAAGVAVGSAVGHVVGGALTGAFSGGSSSSEPAKPTPQEPSRPAAAQPGPCHFEVRQFLDCATSQTDLSLCEGFSEALKQCKFSNGLTSLV